A window of the Bos indicus x Bos taurus breed Angus x Brahman F1 hybrid chromosome X, Bos_hybrid_MaternalHap_v2.0, whole genome shotgun sequence genome harbors these coding sequences:
- the LOC113888135 gene encoding LOW QUALITY PROTEIN: PWWP domain-containing protein MUM1L1-like (The sequence of the model RefSeq protein was modified relative to this genomic sequence to represent the inferred CDS: inserted 2 bases in 1 codon; substituted 1 base at 1 genomic stop codon) produces MIENLATSLAAQPEPSAPEEEEMAYISAIKMAWDLLNKKGNYTTARVMGYPESKKQSPRRPQKQPRRRHWEPNWGLQRSVRKKKSSKSPVVPSEREDGPYPDKSQVCTPIAQIPSEMQTESYQSFGVHPNFPSLSEDDHEKEAKKKGDTSKVISLPCTVKEVGVDVRGGCVLPSLAPGFILIVPKALEERAQNTCLKSLAVCPEHATFSGNVDPGEGTCNSGSEGTEASSNAPNLGLRYSLCLTNRKRKLQVPGCEEERQESQPSAGSKAIKHTSAIKKGGGKEAGQLTSMAFPEELCPIERGMLVWFKFQNHPFWLAMVKSVSPTEQTTRVLLIEANMHCEKSSIQVPLQRLKHLDYNGKEKLMKRASKVXFSLISNYREGLVSGSFVGSFLDYYAADITYPLRKAIQEGDLQMDFPKVNYSDLEDSEEETSAALKRHCKRILPDRMRAAWDXANQKLVDFIMKRKGADPHLLDIVKGRKESRWLESFLNSQRYMIPIETYLEDDDQLDVVVSHLREIYKHVDKKVLALMRDDPVSFLLDVLLPEAIICSITALDGLEYKEAEAKYLQGPPVHSREKELFDKKILKKIRKRSAERYKAKLSPCAQQGIGETSQPHH; encoded by the exons ATGATTGAAAACCTCGCCACCTCACTAGCAGCCCAGCCGGAGCCCAGTGCcccagaagaagaggaaatggcctACATATCTGCTATTAAAATGGCTTGGGACCTTCTGAATAAGAAAGGAAATTACACTACAGCAAGAGTCATGGGTTATCCAGAGTCCAAGAAGCAGTCTCCAAGGAGACCACAAAAGCAACCTCGTAGAAGGCATTGGGAGCCCAATTGGGGCTTACAGAGGAgtgtgaggaaaaagaaaagctccAAATCACCCGTGGTACCTTCAGAGAGGGAGGATGGCCCATATCCTGACAAGTCGCAGGTGTGCACACCCATTGCCCAGATCCCAAGTGAAATGCAAACAGAGTCATATCAGAGCTTTGGGGTGCACCCAAacttcccatcactttcagaagaTGACCATGAGAAAGAGGCCAAGAAAAAGGGGGACACCTCAAAAGTTATATCCTTGCCCTGTACAGTGAAGGAGGTGGGTGTAGATGTTAGAGGTGGATGTGTGCTTCCATCACTTGCACCGGGTTTCATCCTCATTGTGCCCAAGGCTCTGGAAGAGCGGGCACAAAACACCTGCCTGAAGTCCCTAGCTGTGTGCCCTGAACATGCTACGTTCTCAGGGAATGTTGACCCTGGAGAGGGCACCTGCAACTCAGGCTCAGAAGGCACAGAGGCATCCTCCAATGCCCCTAACCTGGGCCTGCGTTATTCACTCTGCctaacaaacagaaaaaggaagctGCAGGTCCCAGGGTGTGAGGAAGAGCGGCAAGAATCTCAACCCTCAGCTGGCTCAAAGGCTATTAAGCACACCAGTGCCATCAAGAAGGGCGGGGGCAAGGAAGCGGGACAGCTGACAAGCATGGCGTTCCCAGAGGAGCTGTGTCCCATTGAGAGAGGAATGTTGGTCTGGTTTAAGTTTCAGAATCATCCATTTTGGCTAGCCATGGTCAAGAGTGTCAGCCCAACCGAGCAGACCACAAGGGTGCTTTTGATTGAGGCCAACATGCATTGTGAGAAGAGCAGTATTCAAGTTCCTCTTCAAAGGTTGAAGCATCTGGATTATAATGGCAAAGAAAAGCTAATGAAGAGAGCCAGCAAAGT TTTCTCACTGATTTCCAACTACAGAGAAGGGCTCGTAAGTGGGTCTTTTGTGGGCTCTTTCCTGGACTATTATGCTGCTGACATCACTTACCCCTTGAGGAAAGCCATCCAGGAAGGAGATCTGCAGATGGATTTCCCCAAGGTGAATTATTCTGACCTGGAAGATTCTGAGGAGGAGACCTCTGCAGCTTTAAAGAGGCACTGCAAGAGAATCCTCCCTGACCGGATGAGGGCTGCTTGGGACTGAGCCAACCAGAAGCTGGTGGACTTCATCATGAAAAGAAAGGGGGCTGACCCACATCTTCTGGACATCGTCAAAGGCAGGAAAGAATCCAGGTGGCTTGAATCATTTCTGAATTCACAGAGGTACATGATCCCCATTGAAACATACCTGGAGGATGACGATCAGCTGGATGTGGTGGTAAGCCACTTACGAGAAATCTACAAACACGTAGACAAGAAAGTGCTGGCTCTGATGAGAGATGACCCAGTGAGCTTCCTTCTGGACGTTCTTCTGCCAGAAGCAATCATTTGTTCAATTACTGCACTGGATGGATTGGAGTACAAGGAGGCAGAAGCAAAGTACCTGCAAGGGCCACCTGTGCATTCCCGGGAAAAAGAACTGTTTGAtaagaaaatactgaagaaaataagaaagagatcAGCTGAGAGGTACAAGGCTAAACTCTCCCCCTGTGCCCAACAGGGCATCGGGGAGACGTCTCAGCCACACCATTAG